A single window of Desulfovibrio desulfuricans DNA harbors:
- the flgF gene encoding flagellar basal-body rod protein FlgF, translating into MQAGMFSGLFAALTTEHRMNFIANNLANVNTRGYKRETVAFKDTMPTFAFDEIREPILNLKSTPLFPEPMNAARVRLSVANTDFSQGSMQYTGNNLDVAINGENAFFRVTTPTGQYLTRNGAFVLNGDGVLMTPQGYTVQGAGGVINVPAGTRHLQISGDGQILADGNVIDQLALVSVNNPQNLEKMGGNLFRPRDGVQIVEGNAYDDGARVEQGFTEAANVEVVSEMVNMIEVQRQFEAYQKVMQTSDTLDRAANEKVGRRQG; encoded by the coding sequence ATGCAAGCAGGCATGTTTAGCGGACTTTTTGCCGCATTGACCACGGAACACCGCATGAATTTCATCGCCAATAATTTGGCGAACGTGAACACGCGTGGCTATAAACGTGAGACAGTGGCGTTCAAAGATACCATGCCGACCTTTGCCTTTGACGAGATTCGGGAGCCGATTTTGAACCTCAAATCTACGCCCCTGTTTCCCGAACCGATGAATGCCGCAAGGGTCCGCTTATCTGTGGCGAACACTGATTTTTCGCAAGGCTCCATGCAATATACCGGCAACAACCTTGATGTTGCCATTAATGGAGAGAATGCCTTTTTCCGGGTCACTACACCTACGGGGCAGTATCTCACGCGCAACGGGGCTTTTGTGCTCAACGGCGATGGCGTCCTTATGACGCCGCAGGGCTACACCGTGCAAGGCGCTGGCGGTGTTATCAACGTTCCGGCTGGTACGCGTCATTTGCAGATCAGCGGCGATGGTCAGATACTTGCCGATGGCAACGTTATTGACCAGTTGGCCCTGGTCAGCGTGAACAACCCGCAGAATCTTGAAAAAATGGGCGGTAATCTCTTTCGCCCGCGTGATGGAGTTCAGATTGTCGAAGGCAATGCCTACGACGATGGCGCGCGCGTCGAGCAGGGCTTTACGGAAGCCGCCAATGTGGAAGTCGTGTCCGAAATGGTCAACATGATCGAAGTGCAGCGCCAGTTTGAAGCCTATCAAAAGGTCATGCAGACCTCAGACACGCTGGACCGCGCCGCCAACGAAAAAGTGGGCCGCCGCCAGGGTTAA
- the flgG gene encoding flagellar basal-body rod protein FlgG gives MMRSLWTGATGMVAQQLNIDVISNNLANVNTTGFKKSRAEFEDLMYQTMRMAGAITEGDNRLPVGIQVGMGARPTAVHKFFTQGDFQNTGNTLDVAIEGDGFFQVDVNGELMYTRAGSFKLNQDGTVVTANGYILQPQFAVPAQTKTISISSSGHMAALDAQGQELAGAELPLYTFINPAGLDARGRNLYTPTQASGDATEGVPGTDNVGTLAQGFLEMSNVEVVDEMVNMIVGQRAYEVNSKSIQTSDSMLGIAVQLKRS, from the coding sequence ATGATGCGATCGCTTTGGACAGGCGCCACCGGCATGGTGGCCCAACAGCTCAATATCGACGTGATTTCCAACAACCTGGCCAACGTCAACACCACGGGCTTTAAAAAGAGCAGGGCCGAGTTTGAAGATCTCATGTACCAGACCATGCGTATGGCCGGCGCCATCACCGAGGGTGACAACCGCCTGCCTGTCGGTATTCAGGTCGGTATGGGCGCTCGTCCCACGGCTGTGCACAAGTTTTTTACGCAGGGCGATTTTCAGAACACCGGCAACACTCTCGACGTAGCCATTGAAGGCGACGGCTTTTTCCAGGTGGATGTGAACGGCGAGCTCATGTACACGCGCGCCGGTTCCTTCAAGCTCAATCAGGACGGCACAGTGGTCACCGCCAACGGCTATATTCTGCAACCGCAGTTTGCCGTGCCCGCGCAAACCAAGACCATCTCCATTTCATCCTCGGGCCACATGGCGGCTCTGGATGCGCAGGGGCAGGAACTGGCCGGGGCCGAATTGCCGCTCTACACCTTTATCAATCCGGCTGGCCTTGATGCCCGCGGGCGCAACCTCTACACGCCCACCCAGGCTTCGGGTGATGCCACAGAAGGCGTACCCGGCACAGACAATGTGGGCACCCTGGCTCAGGGTTTTCTGGAAATGTCCAACGTGGAAGTTGTGGACGAAATGGTGAATATGATTGTGGGTCAGCGCGCCTATGAAGTGAACTCGAAGTCCATCCAGACATCAGATTCCATGCTGGGCATCGCTGTGCAGCTCAAGCGCAGCTAG
- the flgA gene encoding flagellar basal body P-ring formation chaperone FlgA, protein MRFLQVICAVRDGQVLPLRALLAAALVCCLWATASVAAPQGGVPSATWQDNDRNHRRSPNQIVTQLRTPQAQAGQMPLADDAQDQRAAKARNQLAAGEAPVAQDGQLNMLGPDDWRLKILSAAVTNSDMVLLGDIAVPLGQMGQDTWAQLRAQQLWPAPPEEGKPLQISHSRLSQALRQALGKDVAGRCILPSSLVIQRGGLVFHEEDLRSYVVKSLTPQLSAMPGQVELSDFRLPDYIFLAHAQQRVQLEPGKLSPGRVPLRFAVQEVDGNVLRRISGTVNLTLWITAPAASRPMNKGEALAAESVTFMKVNASQLRDLPWDGRGGPWQVNRALNTGEPILQSDLVSQLMVRRGDVVNLIYIKGNLRIATQAQALADGEPGATIAVRNLQTKKQVYAIVKDGSTVEIH, encoded by the coding sequence ATGCGGTTTTTGCAGGTCATATGTGCAGTGCGGGATGGTCAGGTGCTGCCTTTGCGCGCGCTTCTGGCTGCGGCTCTGGTGTGCTGCCTGTGGGCTACGGCTTCCGTGGCGGCTCCGCAGGGCGGCGTCCCCAGCGCCACATGGCAGGATAATGACCGCAACCATCGCCGTTCGCCCAATCAGATAGTCACACAGTTGCGCACTCCGCAGGCGCAGGCAGGGCAAATGCCCCTTGCGGACGATGCGCAGGATCAGCGGGCCGCCAAGGCGCGCAACCAGCTTGCCGCAGGCGAAGCCCCCGTGGCGCAGGATGGACAGCTGAACATGCTTGGCCCTGACGATTGGCGGCTCAAAATCCTTTCAGCAGCGGTCACCAATTCAGATATGGTTTTGCTGGGTGATATTGCTGTTCCGCTGGGGCAGATGGGGCAGGATACCTGGGCGCAACTGCGCGCGCAGCAGCTTTGGCCTGCGCCCCCGGAAGAAGGCAAACCCTTGCAGATCAGTCATTCCCGCCTTTCTCAGGCTTTGCGGCAGGCCTTGGGCAAGGATGTTGCCGGGCGGTGCATTTTACCATCTTCGCTGGTGATTCAGCGCGGGGGGCTGGTGTTTCATGAGGAAGACCTGCGCTCCTACGTGGTCAAAAGTCTGACGCCGCAATTGTCCGCCATGCCGGGGCAGGTGGAGCTGAGCGATTTTCGGCTGCCGGATTACATTTTTTTGGCCCATGCGCAGCAGCGGGTGCAGCTTGAACCGGGCAAACTGTCGCCCGGCCGCGTGCCCTTGCGCTTTGCTGTGCAGGAAGTGGACGGCAATGTGCTCCGGCGCATTTCCGGCACGGTCAACCTCACGCTCTGGATAACGGCTCCTGCGGCATCGCGCCCCATGAACAAAGGGGAAGCCCTGGCGGCAGAGTCCGTCACCTTTATGAAGGTCAACGCCAGCCAGTTGCGTGATCTGCCGTGGGATGGGCGCGGCGGCCCCTGGCAGGTGAACCGCGCGCTGAATACCGGCGAGCCAATTTTGCAAAGCGACCTTGTGAGCCAGTTGATGGTAAGGCGCGGTGATGTGGTCAACCTCATCTATATAAAGGGCAACCTGCGCATTGCCACGCAGGCCCAGGCCCTGGCCGACGGCGAGCCGGGGGCCACCATTGCGGTACGAAATCTGCAAACCAAAAAACAGGTATACGCCATTGTCAAAGATGGCAGCACCGTGGAAATCCACTAG